Within Cellulophaga sp. L1A9, the genomic segment TCCTGTGAGGATACTAAAAAATGCCATGAAATTAATAACCCATGAAACTTTATCCAAGATATCTTCCACTACGGTGAAGACTTGTCTTAAATCGATAATGGACACATTCGGGAAGTTCGCTACCAAATCGCGTTGGAAAGCTGCTGAACTTGCCTCATCGGGTGCTTTGGTAGTAAATACATTAAACTGAGGCGCTTGTTCTAGCACACCTACCGGAAATACAATGGAAAAATTAAGCTGTATTTGCGCCCAATCTACCTTGCGAATGCTCCCCACTGTAGTTTCCATAAGGACACCTTGCACATTAAACACCACAGCATCGCCCACCGTAATTTTGGCATCAGATGCAATGTTATCAGAAATGGAAATAACCACAGGATCACCAGGCGCTATTCGTGGTGTCCATTTGCCTTCAAGCAGTTCTTCTGACGGGATAAGAGAATCACGATACGTAGTTCTAAATTCGTGGTTTAAAATCCACCCACGCACTTGTCGTGTGCTATCTTGACGTAACTCATTTACCAATTGCCCTTTGATACTGTGCATCCGCATGGTAACCAATGGAATATTGTTAAGTACAGGTAAGCCTTGGGAGGTTATGTTTTGTGCTACCGCGTCAACCTGTTCTGGTTGCACATCTAAAATAATAATATTAGCATTTTCAGTACGTTGTCCTATTTCCGTTTTTGCCAATAGAATATCCTTGGTAAAATATAAGGTGCTAATTAAAAAAGTACCCAAACCTATCGCTACGACCAAAACAACCGTTTGATTATTGGGTCTGAATAAATTAAGTAAACTTTGGCGTGCCGTAAAACTCCAACGGGTTGGAAAAAACCGTTTAATCGTTTTTATAAAACCTAAGGCTACACCGGTTAATAAAGCAAAAGTAACCACTGTCGCCCCCACAAAAAACAAAGCATACAGCGCATCATGAAGCAACCATAAAGAAAATAAAAACAGAAATATTAGAATAGTAGAAAATACTAATATCCTAACTCCAATAGGTTCTTGAACGGCTTGCTCATCTACACGCAACACTTCCAATGGAGAAACATACCAGGTACGAAGCAATGGCAAAAGTGCAAATAAAACGGACATAAATAGCCCAAGGAATACCCCTATAAGGATAGGCTGTGCCGTAATATTCATCTCAATAGTAAAGGGTAGAAAGTCTTTTAAAAGGTATGGAAAGATCTCTTGAAGCGCTGCCCCTATCAAGGAACCAATGAGTCCTCCAACAACCCCAATCCCAGCAATTTGAATGAGAAATATTAGGAAACTTTGCAACCTAGATGCTCCCATACATTTTAAAACTGCAATGGCGCTTAATTTTTCTTTAATATATATATGCACAGAACTCGCGATACCAATACACCCTAAGAGCAAGGCAATGAACGCTGCTAAATTTAAAAATTTACCTACATTATCATAGCGCCTACCAAGACGTTTCGTCGTGCTGGTATGGGTATCTAAATCGGCATTTTCAAAATCCAGCTGTGGACCTATTTTATCTTCAAGATTTTTTAAATTTAAAGTATCTGATGCCTTGTAGAAATATTGATATTCTTTTCTACTTCCAAACTGCAATAATTCAGTAGCTGCAATAAAACGATATGGAATAACAACAAGAGGTGCTACAGATGTAGAAATAGCAGTACTCCCAGGGATAGCTTTTAATGCACCAGCAATAGGTAGTGTCAGTTTTCCTATTTTTATCGAATCTCCTGGTTTCACATTAAATTGAAGCAATAAGGTAGCATCAACCAGGGCACCACCTGATTCCTGGTACCTCCCTGCTGCAGCGACAGGTTCTGTATCAATCTCTCCATAAAAAGGAAAGTCGCCTTCCAAACCACGCACCTTTACTAATTTAGTACCGTTATTCTTTGGGAAAGCAATCATAGATACAAAATTTACCTCGAAAGCATCAGGTTGCAACGAATCGATAATCGTTTGCGCTCGTTCACTGGGTATTTGTTTTGAATCAATAATAAAATCAGCCCCCATTAAACTCTTAGATTGGCGCTGTATGTTGTCCTTTAGGTTGGTGCTAAATAACTGTATGGATACCACAGCAGAAATGCCCAAGATAATGGATGACATAAATAAAATGAGCCGTACTTTACTAGCCTTAGCATCGCGCAATGCCATTTTAAAAAGCCAAGTTATTTGTAACTTATTTTTGGTGTTGGATATGTTCACAGTGCAGTGGTAAGTTGATTTGCAATAATTTTTCCGCCTTTAAGTCGTACAATTTGTTGCGTGCGATTTGCCAATTCTAAATCGTGAGAAATAATGACCAAGGTGGTTCCTAATTCTTTATTAAGATCAAATAATAATTTTATCACCTTT encodes:
- a CDS encoding ABC transporter permease produces the protein MALRDAKASKVRLILFMSSIILGISAVVSIQLFSTNLKDNIQRQSKSLMGADFIIDSKQIPSERAQTIIDSLQPDAFEVNFVSMIAFPKNNGTKLVKVRGLEGDFPFYGEIDTEPVAAAGRYQESGGALVDATLLLQFNVKPGDSIKIGKLTLPIAGALKAIPGSTAISTSVAPLVVIPYRFIAATELLQFGSRKEYQYFYKASDTLNLKNLEDKIGPQLDFENADLDTHTSTTKRLGRRYDNVGKFLNLAAFIALLLGCIGIASSVHIYIKEKLSAIAVLKCMGASRLQSFLIFLIQIAGIGVVGGLIGSLIGAALQEIFPYLLKDFLPFTIEMNITAQPILIGVFLGLFMSVLFALLPLLRTWYVSPLEVLRVDEQAVQEPIGVRILVFSTILIFLFLFSLWLLHDALYALFFVGATVVTFALLTGVALGFIKTIKRFFPTRWSFTARQSLLNLFRPNNQTVVLVVAIGLGTFLISTLYFTKDILLAKTEIGQRTENANIIILDVQPEQVDAVAQNITSQGLPVLNNIPLVTMRMHSIKGQLVNELRQDSTRQVRGWILNHEFRTTYRDSLIPSEELLEGKWTPRIAPGDPVVISISDNIASDAKITVGDAVVFNVQGVLMETTVGSIRKVDWAQIQLNFSIVFPVGVLEQAPQFNVFTTKAPDEASSAAFQRDLVANFPNVSIIDLRQVFTVVEDILDKVSWVINFMAFFSILTGIIVLIGSVRTSKYQRIKESVLLRTLGAKNAQILQISAFEYVFLGLLGSLVGILLALVSSLCLAVLVFEEPFVPSLIPFLVFLPGITLLVLAIGLSNIQKVLRSSPLAVLRREG